The DNA window AAAGGAATAAATACAGCAAAAAAAGCAAGTTTCCGAAAAGTATTAAAAAGAGGGTATAAATAAACCTCGGCATACCTCTATTCTACCTTTTTTTTCAATTAGGGATAGACCCGATTCGGGTCTATCCCTTTTTTAAAAAGATTTTGGCAGAGTCATGTTATTTATTAATACTTTGAATAAGTTTTTCTATTTCTACTTTAAGTACCGGCGCTTCGTTTTTCACCACATCCCAAACGATATCGTAATCAATCCCAAAATAGCCGTGTATGAGTTTATCTCTCATTCCGGAAATGGATTGCCAATCTATATGAGACTGGCTGTTACGGAAATTGATTGGCAAGTTTTTAACTGCTTCGCCTATAATTTCTATACTTCGGGTAAAGGATCTTTTTAACGTTTCGTCTTGTAGAAATTCGTTTTTAGAAAGCCCTTTTGAAGCGCTTGAAATATATTCTAATTCATCTCTTATATGTTTCAAATACTCAATTGGCAACTTAGACATATTCAACCTCCTTTCTGATATAAGGCGCAATGTATGGACTAAGAGAATCTGTGGTTATAAGTTCTACTTGTTTTCCAAAAATTTCTTCAAGATACTGGGCAAGGTTAATATAATTCCTAAATGTCTTTTTATCTTTGCGGAATTCTACTAAAATATCAACATCGCTTTTGGCTTTTTGTTCACCTCTAACATACGAGCCAAAAACCCCAATATCAGTAACTCCGAAACTACTTAATTTATTGCTCCGGGCTTGCAACAAACTTAAAATCCTGTCTTTGTCCAATTTTTGTGATTTTAGATGTCGCCTCATATTTATATCTTACTTGAATTATCTCCATAAAACAACAACAGAGACATTTTTAATACTGTCAGAGAAACTTAAAGGTGGAGAGGATTTGATCAAAGGTAGATATTAGCTGTGAACTATATGGATATATATTGACCATAAGGACTTTTTGCTGTCGAGAAAAGGTAATAAAAAATGACTTTTTAAGATCGAACCTTCCGAGATCATCTTCACAATAAAGTAGCGTTTCTAGCCCTTTTTCCGAATCTACTCTTATATCGCTTATTTCTTTTTGTTCACAGGGTTTTGGAGTTGGATATCCACTCGCTATTTGTATCCATGGTCTTTTTAAAATCCATTCTTTCAATGGTTGACCATCCCACTCTAACCAAATAAAATCTGCTTTTAACTGATCTTCTGGTACGGGATACCCGTTGGACTTCCCATGTAAAAGTGATTCGTCGTAGCTAAACAAATACCCGACTTCCGCTCTCCAGTCAGGGGGATATTTGTATGTATAATCTTTTCCGTTATAAATTTTCCAATCCACCGTTGGGTCGGGGGAGGTTGTTGGCGTTTTTACAGAAGTTGAGACGGTCGGTGGTATAGCATCTTTTGGAGATAGGGACACTTGGTATTTCAGACCTAAATAAAATCCAACAAAAGGAAGGAGAATAAACAAGGTACCAGCGAGGATTTTTGATAGGGTTGTTACTGTTGTTAACTTTTTTGGAAGTTCCATTGCTTAAATACTAACTTCAAAAGATGCCCACTGTCAATACATTCAATTAGGGATAGACCCGATTCGGGTCTATCCCTATTTTAATAAATGTTATACTTTTAGTATGAACCACAACGAGGAAATTATTTTAAACAAAGAACAAAAGGAAGCGGTGGAACATAAAGAAGGGCCTATTCTAATTGTCGCCGGAGCGGGTACCGGCAAAACCCGCGTTATAACCGAAAGAATTAAATATCTAATTTCCCAAAAATTAGCAAAACCTAAAGAGATTTTGGCGGTAACTTTTACCGAAAAAGGAGCGGGGGAAATGCTTGAAAGAGTAGATAAAATAATGCCTCTGGGATACGAAGAACCGTGGATTACCACTTTTCATTCCTTTGCCGATAGGCTTTTACGAGAGGAGGCGTT is part of the Patescibacteria group bacterium genome and encodes:
- a CDS encoding DUF86 domain-containing protein produces the protein MSKLPIEYLKHIRDELEYISSASKGLSKNEFLQDETLKRSFTRSIEIIGEAVKNLPINFRNSQSHIDWQSISGMRDKLIHGYFGIDYDIVWDVVKNEAPVLKVEIEKLIQSINK
- a CDS encoding nucleotidyltransferase family protein; this translates as MRRHLKSQKLDKDRILSLLQARSNKLSSFGVTDIGVFGSYVRGEQKAKSDVDILVEFRKDKKTFRNYINLAQYLEEIFGKQVELITTDSLSPYIAPYIRKEVEYV